Proteins encoded within one genomic window of Rhododendron vialii isolate Sample 1 chromosome 1a, ASM3025357v1:
- the LOC131318177 gene encoding transcription factor MYB93-like, with protein MGRSPCCDESGLKKGPWTPEEDQKLVKYIQKNGHGSWRALPKLAGLNRCGKSCRLRWTNYLRPDIKRGKFSQEEEQKILNLHSILGNKWSAIATHLSGRTDNEIKNFWNTHLKKKLIQMGIDPMTHRPRTDIFSSLPHLIALANLKELIETHTWEEQAMRLQTEAAQMAKLQYLQYLLQPQPPNSMAPNNLPNNNNIDQITYDNLLNSLSSMKDGQILSTSQFGNLDHESIPFDHMPDLQVPCQYQTPMMNKDMFGENSSPTSVWNIPSTASPSPPPQQQSGAAVPPFTETSSNNYMGDACRTSSYEGGTSSFWPEVLLEDHPLFHEIA; from the exons atgggaagGTCTCCTTGTTGTGATGAGAGTGGACTCAAGAAAGGCCCCTGGACTCCAGAAGAAGACCAGAAACTTGTCAAATACATCCAGAAAAATGGCCATGGCAGCTGGAGAGCCCTCCCTAAACTagcag GCCTTAATAGATGCGGGAAGAGTTGCAGGTTGAGGTGGACAAATTATCTGAGGCCTGATATAAAGAGAGGGAAGTTTTCACAAGAGGAAGAGCAAAAAATTCTCAATCTCCACTCCATCCTCGGCAACAA gtGGTCTGCAATTGCCACCCACCTTTCCGGAAGAACAGACAATGAGATCAAGAACTTCTGGAACACTCACCTAAAGAAGAAGCTGATTCAGATGGGTATCGATCCGATGACTCACCGCCCGCGAACCGACATCTTCTCGAGCCTCCCTCACCTCATAGCTCTGGCTAACCTCAAAGAGCTGATTGAAACCCACACGTGGGAAGAACAAGCAATGAGGTTGCAGACAGAAGCTGCTCAAATGGCCAAACTTCAATACCTCCAATACCTCCTTCAACCTCAACCACCAAATTCCATGGCACCAAACAATCtcccaaacaacaacaacattgATCAAATCACTTATGATAACCTCTtgaattctctctcttcaatgAAAGATGGCCAGATTCTGAGCACATCCCAGTTTGGAAATCTTGATCATGAATCAATCCCTTTTGATCATATGCCTGATTTACAAGTTCCTTGCCAGTACCAAACACCTATGATGAACAAGGACATGTTTGGTGAGAACTCTTCACCTACTTCTGTATGGAATATTCCTTCAACcgcttctccatctcctcctccgCAACAGCAGTCGGGGGCCGCGGTTCCTCCGTTCACGGAGACTTCCAGTAACAATTACATGGGGGATGCTTGTAGAACTTCAAGCTATGAAGGTGGGACCTCTTCATTTTGGCCTGAAGTTCTTCTTGAGGATCACCCCTTGTTTCATGAGATTGCTTAG